A genomic stretch from Edaphobacter aggregans includes:
- a CDS encoding M20 family metallo-hydrolase has product MPIQIDSTRLQQELQTLATITSIEQPAEGTAVTRIVFSPDDLRARAWLKALATAEGFLIREDAVGNTFIRWPGTDPTLPAVATGSHTDAIPHAGMYDGTVGVLGGLEALRALKRSGLQPRRSIELVMFTSEEPTRFGIGCIGSRLLSGTLDPTRADTLREANEPADTAQTLAAIREAACFQGTLASTVLPPNHYHAWIELHIEQGPLLEREQIPIGIVTSIAAPASYRFTITGLGGHAGALLMPDRRDALCAAAELILSIERHTLATGAIDTVATVGTCDVHPGAVNSVPSRVTLQLDIRDTDPTRRESVMQAVRRDIEDLRQRRKITITEELINADAPAQSSPHIIETLEQVCTEESIPYKKMVSRAYHDSLFMARIAPIAMLFIPCRNGVSHRPDEYAAPADIARGTHVLAAALAKLASE; this is encoded by the coding sequence ATGCCCATCCAAATCGACTCAACCCGTCTCCAGCAAGAGCTCCAAACCCTCGCTACCATCACCTCCATCGAGCAGCCCGCCGAAGGCACCGCCGTAACCCGCATCGTCTTCTCCCCCGACGACCTCCGCGCCCGCGCGTGGCTCAAAGCCCTCGCCACCGCCGAAGGCTTCCTCATCCGCGAAGACGCCGTAGGCAACACCTTCATCCGCTGGCCCGGCACCGACCCCACCCTCCCCGCCGTAGCCACCGGCTCCCACACTGACGCCATCCCCCATGCCGGCATGTACGACGGCACCGTCGGCGTCCTCGGCGGTCTCGAAGCTCTCCGCGCCCTCAAACGCAGTGGCCTCCAACCCCGCCGCTCCATCGAACTCGTCATGTTCACCTCGGAAGAGCCCACCCGCTTCGGCATCGGCTGCATCGGCTCCCGTCTTCTCTCCGGCACTCTCGACCCCACCCGCGCCGACACCCTCCGCGAAGCCAACGAACCCGCCGACACCGCCCAAACCCTCGCAGCAATCCGCGAAGCCGCATGCTTCCAAGGCACACTCGCCTCCACCGTCCTCCCGCCCAACCACTACCACGCCTGGATCGAGCTCCACATCGAGCAAGGCCCCCTCCTCGAGCGCGAACAGATCCCCATAGGCATCGTCACCAGCATCGCCGCCCCGGCCAGCTATCGCTTCACCATCACCGGCCTCGGCGGCCACGCCGGAGCCCTCCTCATGCCCGACCGCCGCGATGCCCTCTGCGCCGCCGCCGAACTCATCCTCTCCATCGAACGCCACACCCTCGCCACCGGCGCAATCGACACCGTAGCCACCGTAGGCACCTGCGACGTCCACCCCGGAGCCGTCAACTCCGTCCCCTCCCGAGTCACCCTCCAACTCGACATCCGCGACACCGACCCCACCCGCCGCGAGTCCGTCATGCAAGCCGTCCGCCGCGACATCGAAGACCTCCGCCAGCGCCGCAAGATCACCATCACCGAAGAACTCATCAACGCCGACGCCCCCGCCCAATCCTCCCCCCACATCATCGAAACCCTCGAACAAGTCTGCACCGAAGAATCCATCCCGTACAAAAAAATGGTTAGCCGCGCCTACCACGACTCCCTTTTCATGGCCCGCATCGCACCCATCGCCATGCTCTTCATCCCATGCCGCAACGGCGTCTCCCACCGCCCCGACGAGTACGCCGCCCCCGCCGACATCGCCCGCGGCACCCACGTCCTCGCCGCCGCACTTGCTAAGCTAGCATCTGAGTAG
- a CDS encoding NAD-dependent succinate-semialdehyde dehydrogenase encodes MAIESINPATGKLIRSFDALTPEAIREKIALAAEAFRTYPAVPLDHRALCMRKLAAILEQETDDLAAIITFEMGKPLHAARQEVLKCATACRYYADNAARILAPESIPTENHSYVRWDPLGIILAVMPWNFPFWQVFRFLAPALMAGNTALLKHASNVPQCALAIESLVRRAGFPRGTFQTLLIEARQVESVLADERIAAVTVTGSEPAGRAVAAQAGWLIKKSVLELGGSDPFIVMPSADLDLAVETAVKARCVNSGQSCIAAKRFLVHDSIYETFESRFVAGMEAIRVGDPTKDTTDIGPLATAKIVEELEAQVKAATRAGARILTGGERMLGDGNYFEPTVLTNIPRTSPVYREELFGPVAMLFRVQSLDEAIAIANDTPFGLSASAWTRDPAEQQRLVSELQCGAVFLNAMVASDPRLPFGGIKHSGYGRELSAAGMREFLNAKTIVIATPQSNDSH; translated from the coding sequence ATGGCCATCGAATCCATCAATCCCGCCACCGGCAAACTCATCCGCAGCTTCGACGCCCTCACCCCCGAAGCCATCCGCGAAAAGATCGCCCTCGCCGCCGAAGCGTTCCGCACCTACCCCGCCGTCCCGCTCGACCACCGTGCCCTCTGCATGCGCAAGCTCGCCGCCATCCTTGAGCAAGAGACCGACGACCTCGCCGCCATCATCACCTTCGAGATGGGCAAGCCCCTCCACGCCGCGCGACAAGAAGTCCTCAAGTGCGCCACCGCCTGCCGCTACTACGCCGACAACGCCGCCCGCATCCTCGCCCCCGAATCCATCCCCACCGAAAACCACTCCTACGTCCGCTGGGACCCCCTCGGCATCATCCTCGCCGTTATGCCCTGGAACTTCCCCTTCTGGCAGGTCTTCCGCTTCCTAGCGCCCGCACTCATGGCCGGCAATACCGCGCTCCTCAAGCACGCCTCCAACGTCCCCCAGTGCGCCCTCGCCATCGAGTCCCTCGTCCGCCGCGCCGGCTTCCCCCGCGGCACCTTCCAGACCCTCCTCATCGAAGCCCGCCAGGTCGAATCCGTCCTAGCCGATGAGCGCATCGCTGCTGTCACCGTTACTGGCAGCGAACCCGCAGGCCGAGCCGTCGCCGCGCAAGCCGGATGGCTCATCAAAAAATCCGTCCTCGAACTAGGCGGCAGCGACCCCTTCATCGTCATGCCCTCCGCCGACCTCGACCTAGCCGTCGAAACCGCCGTCAAAGCCCGCTGCGTCAACTCCGGCCAATCCTGCATCGCCGCCAAGCGCTTCCTCGTCCACGACTCCATCTACGAGACCTTCGAATCCCGCTTCGTCGCCGGCATGGAAGCCATCCGCGTAGGCGACCCCACCAAGGACACCACCGACATCGGCCCCCTCGCCACCGCAAAGATCGTCGAAGAGCTCGAAGCCCAGGTCAAAGCCGCCACCCGCGCCGGAGCCCGCATCCTCACCGGCGGCGAACGCATGCTAGGCGACGGCAACTACTTCGAGCCCACCGTCCTCACCAACATCCCCCGCACCTCGCCTGTCTACCGCGAAGAGCTCTTCGGCCCCGTAGCCATGCTCTTCCGCGTGCAAAGCCTCGACGAAGCCATCGCCATCGCCAACGACACCCCCTTCGGCCTAAGCGCCTCCGCCTGGACCCGCGACCCTGCCGAGCAGCAGCGCCTAGTCTCCGAACTCCAATGCGGAGCCGTCTTCCTCAACGCGATGGTAGCCAGCGATCCCCGCCTCCCCTTCGGAGGCATCAAGCACTCCGGCTACGGCCGCGAACTCTCCGCCGCCGGCATGCGCGAATTCCTAAACGCCAAAACGATCGTCATCGCCACTCCCCAATCCAACGACTCTCACTAA
- a CDS encoding pentapeptide repeat-containing protein, which yields MPESPQDQTNEPVSSADLSANKLRAEIRNLDASTKKIKWEAANAKAQNNEVKRKRSFYERILSTTQATIVLALITLMFQIVQFGYTARQGRLADESKQWKDAVKEVSFDGDSKAVGGAMVLETFFSSDLHSGEAKTLVAVTLPFIKDVNAFDHLFEQLRRRDGWADPCCLIYSVAQSISLSHRELAKSIYKDAKLPIPSQGLFRINLSSEIEKLTPEASLKIEEARRREWQIDTVTQGLLDFWRENGTRPPQADSADPPYSADLRTLILRLDEDAVVNLSGKNFTHVYFKGAYLHNVNFSDSDLSGGNLSDVDMGSAQLRGTRLDGVVVHGADFDNVTDVEGSSWKGVRWWEAARLSNKLCQWFPEHGEKPESPDQYLRLCGSPTGH from the coding sequence GTGCCGGAAAGCCCTCAAGATCAAACAAATGAACCTGTCTCGTCTGCGGATCTCTCCGCGAACAAATTACGTGCAGAGATACGCAACCTGGATGCTTCGACCAAAAAGATCAAATGGGAAGCAGCCAACGCAAAAGCGCAAAACAATGAGGTCAAGAGGAAACGCTCTTTTTACGAACGTATTCTCTCAACGACACAGGCAACGATTGTTTTGGCACTTATCACTCTGATGTTCCAAATTGTTCAGTTCGGCTATACAGCTCGTCAGGGGCGATTAGCCGATGAGAGTAAACAATGGAAAGATGCGGTGAAAGAAGTCAGTTTCGACGGTGATTCCAAGGCCGTTGGTGGAGCTATGGTTCTCGAAACTTTCTTTAGCTCTGATTTACATAGCGGGGAGGCAAAAACACTGGTAGCTGTCACATTGCCTTTCATTAAGGACGTAAATGCCTTCGACCACTTGTTTGAACAGCTGAGACGTCGTGACGGATGGGCTGACCCTTGTTGCCTGATTTATTCGGTAGCACAGTCGATTTCACTAAGTCATCGCGAGTTAGCCAAATCCATTTACAAAGACGCAAAGCTCCCTATCCCATCGCAAGGACTCTTCCGCATAAACTTATCCAGCGAAATAGAGAAACTAACGCCTGAGGCAAGTTTGAAGATCGAAGAAGCCCGCCGGCGGGAATGGCAGATTGATACAGTTACCCAGGGCCTACTAGACTTTTGGAGGGAAAATGGCACTCGTCCACCACAGGCAGACTCAGCAGACCCACCCTATTCAGCTGACCTCCGAACGTTGATCTTGCGACTGGACGAAGATGCGGTTGTAAATCTAAGCGGAAAGAATTTTACTCATGTCTATTTCAAAGGAGCGTATCTCCATAACGTCAACTTTTCGGATAGCGACCTCAGCGGAGGGAACTTATCAGATGTTGATATGGGCTCCGCACAGCTTCGCGGCACGCGCCTCGACGGAGTCGTAGTGCATGGCGCCGACTTTGACAACGTGACCGACGTGGAAGGCAGTTCTTGGAAAGGGGTACGTTGGTGGGAAGCAGCGCGGCTTTCGAATAAGCTATGCCAATGGTTTCCGGAACACGGCGAAAAGCCGGAATCGCCAGATCAGTATTTGAGATTATGCGGAAGTCCTACGGGACATTGA
- the hmgA gene encoding homogentisate 1,2-dioxygenase has product MPDHYSTGFGNEFATEAIPDALPVGQNAPQKSPLGLYTEQLSGTPFTAPRHLNRRTWTYRIRPSVMHKPYERIPNGLIRSTPFNEIETPPNQLRWDPIPLPTKPTDFIDGLVTLAGNGDSTLHTGAAIHLYVANQSMTDRFFYTADGELLFVPQLGCLLLHTELGIIDLAPGEIALIPRGIKFRIELLDKQARGYLLENYGQPFRLPDLGPIGANGLANTRDFLTPYASFEDRDRGTFQVVAKFLGNLWATDFDHSPLDVVAWHGNYAPCKYDLARFNCINSVSFDHPDPSIYTVLTSPSEIPGTANVDFAIFPPRWIVAEHTFRPPWFHRNFMNEFMGLIQGEYDAKAEGFVPGGASLHNCMSGHGPDAETFERASTADLKPVKLEGTLAFMFETRFACRPTKFAMDTAALQHEYYTCWQTLKKNFHPE; this is encoded by the coding sequence ATGCCTGATCACTACTCCACCGGCTTCGGCAACGAGTTCGCCACCGAGGCCATCCCCGACGCACTCCCCGTCGGCCAGAACGCCCCTCAGAAGTCCCCACTCGGCCTCTACACCGAGCAGCTAAGCGGCACCCCCTTCACCGCCCCACGACATCTCAACCGGCGCACCTGGACCTACCGCATCCGCCCCTCCGTGATGCACAAACCCTACGAACGCATCCCCAACGGCCTCATCCGCTCCACCCCCTTCAACGAAATCGAGACGCCACCTAACCAACTCCGCTGGGACCCCATCCCCCTCCCCACCAAACCCACCGATTTCATCGACGGTCTCGTCACTCTCGCCGGCAACGGCGACTCCACCCTACACACCGGCGCAGCCATCCACCTCTACGTCGCCAACCAAAGCATGACCGACCGTTTCTTCTACACGGCAGACGGCGAACTACTCTTCGTCCCCCAGTTAGGCTGCCTCCTCCTCCACACCGAACTCGGCATCATCGACTTGGCGCCCGGCGAGATCGCTCTCATCCCCCGGGGCATCAAGTTCCGCATCGAACTCCTCGACAAGCAGGCCCGCGGCTACCTCCTGGAGAACTACGGACAGCCATTCCGCCTTCCAGACCTCGGTCCCATCGGCGCCAACGGCCTCGCCAACACCCGCGACTTCCTCACCCCGTACGCCTCCTTCGAAGACCGCGACCGCGGCACCTTCCAGGTCGTCGCCAAGTTCCTCGGCAACCTCTGGGCCACCGACTTCGACCACTCCCCCCTCGACGTCGTCGCCTGGCACGGCAACTACGCGCCTTGCAAATATGACCTCGCCCGCTTCAACTGCATCAACTCTGTCAGCTTCGACCACCCCGACCCATCCATCTACACCGTCCTCACCTCACCGAGCGAGATCCCCGGCACCGCCAACGTCGACTTCGCCATCTTCCCCCCACGCTGGATCGTCGCCGAACACACCTTCCGTCCCCCTTGGTTCCACCGCAACTTCATGAACGAATTCATGGGCCTCATCCAGGGCGAGTACGACGCCAAAGCCGAAGGCTTCGTCCCCGGAGGAGCCAGCCTTCACAACTGCATGTCCGGCCACGGCCCCGACGCCGAAACCTTCGAACGCGCCAGCACCGCCGACCTCAAACCCGTCAAACTCGAAGGCACCCTCGCCTTCATGTTCGAAACCCGCTTCGCCTGCCGCCCCACAAAATTTGCCATGGACACCGCAGCCCTGCAGCACGAGTACTACACCTGCTGGCAAACCCTAAAGAAAAACTTTCACCCTGAATAA
- a CDS encoding TonB-dependent receptor, which translates to MSFCSKLKIFFLFFIALTPMFVRAQQPAAATVRGLVTDPDDAVIPGATVTLTPASGKGKAQVVQSQSDGAFTLHGVPAGAYSMTVTMQGFATFVKMDVRVAAGQALTQNVKMAIQAQTQEVQVTAQSAQVGVDSDSNASSTVIKGKDLDALSDDPDELSSELSALAGPAAGPNGGQIYVDGFTGGQLPPKSSIREIRINQNPFSAQFDRLGYGRVEVFTKPGTDKIHGQYSLTGNDSSFNSGNPLLNANLSPGQTPIVQPPYHSVFMFGNFSGPISRIASYSIGGSHRSIQDNTIVNAIVPASLFTCPAGQTTCSYQAATLLPQVRTDISPRLDLALGEKNTLTTRFQYYQNDTQNDGVGGFDLPTTGYNLSSSEATLQMSDTQIVNSRVINETRFEYERDSSTQTAQNLSPTINVQGAFTGGGSNAGNITDIQNHFEVQNYTSIQLQKNFIRFGGRLRTTSDYNQTTSGKNGMFTYNCLVTTDCTSSYMSGSASQFTITTGFVPVNATMVDVGLYAEDDWKPRPNLTLSYGLRYETQNHLNGNQNVAPRVSFAYGLGSPKGTPKTVLRGGFGMFYDRFNLTNITTTVRQDGVHQTQTTLASPDPTTCSPTNLSGCTAGTPGGQTTWGSAPNLRAPYTLQFALGADQQLFRGATLSLNYLNARGVHQFISQNINSPIGVDDSGNLIYPVQPAPGSHPEIIKQFQSEGVFRQNQLIANVNIRTSRYFTLGGYYVLNFAKSDTAGATSFPSVPFNIGADYGRASFDVRNRAFLYGSVTLPYHISLNPFIVAASGTPYNLTVGSDLNHDGQFNDRPAFASGTSGNCSDITSFARPAAGLTTVPINYCTAKGLFTMNLRVGKTFGFGEPTGQLAQGGQGGNRGGAGGPGGPGGGRGGPGGGLAGGGGRGGPGGGGASTGKRYNLTFSAQFQNLFSTDNFSAPGSVLNTPQNFGKYTQLAGQFYTSNAALRRILLQMSFNF; encoded by the coding sequence ATGTCATTTTGTTCAAAACTGAAGATCTTTTTTCTTTTTTTCATTGCCTTGACGCCGATGTTTGTGCGCGCTCAGCAGCCGGCTGCGGCTACGGTGCGTGGTTTGGTGACTGACCCCGATGATGCTGTCATTCCGGGTGCGACGGTCACGCTGACTCCGGCCTCGGGCAAGGGGAAGGCCCAGGTTGTGCAATCGCAGAGCGATGGAGCCTTTACGCTACATGGCGTGCCGGCTGGAGCCTATTCGATGACGGTGACGATGCAGGGTTTTGCCACCTTCGTGAAGATGGATGTGCGGGTGGCCGCTGGACAGGCGCTGACGCAGAACGTGAAGATGGCTATCCAGGCGCAGACGCAGGAGGTTCAGGTAACGGCGCAGTCGGCGCAGGTGGGCGTGGACTCGGATAGCAATGCGAGTTCGACGGTGATCAAAGGCAAGGATCTCGATGCGCTCTCGGATGATCCGGATGAGTTGTCGTCTGAGTTGTCGGCATTGGCGGGACCGGCGGCGGGGCCGAATGGCGGACAGATTTATGTGGATGGATTTACTGGCGGTCAGCTTCCGCCGAAGTCGTCGATCCGCGAGATTCGAATCAACCAGAATCCGTTTTCGGCACAGTTTGATCGGCTGGGATATGGACGCGTCGAAGTGTTTACCAAGCCGGGCACGGACAAGATTCATGGACAGTATTCGTTGACGGGCAATGATTCGTCGTTCAACTCCGGCAATCCGCTGCTGAATGCGAATCTGAGTCCCGGGCAGACGCCGATTGTGCAGCCGCCGTATCACTCGGTCTTCATGTTCGGTAACTTTTCGGGGCCGATCTCCCGCATCGCATCCTATTCAATCGGCGGATCGCACCGCTCGATCCAGGACAACACGATCGTGAACGCGATTGTGCCGGCATCTCTGTTTACGTGCCCGGCGGGACAGACAACTTGCTCTTACCAGGCGGCGACACTGCTGCCACAGGTGAGAACCGACATCAGCCCACGACTGGATCTAGCGCTTGGCGAGAAGAATACGCTGACGACGCGGTTCCAGTATTACCAGAACGATACGCAGAATGACGGTGTGGGTGGTTTCGATCTGCCTACGACGGGGTACAACCTGTCGAGTTCTGAAGCCACACTGCAGATGAGCGATACGCAGATCGTGAATTCGCGGGTGATCAACGAGACGCGATTCGAGTATGAACGCGACAGCAGCACGCAGACTGCGCAGAACTTGAGCCCGACGATCAACGTGCAGGGAGCATTTACCGGCGGAGGTTCGAACGCCGGCAACATCACCGATATCCAAAATCACTTTGAGGTACAGAACTACACTTCGATCCAGCTTCAGAAGAACTTCATCCGGTTCGGCGGGCGTTTGCGAACGACCAGCGACTACAACCAAACGACGTCGGGCAAGAACGGCATGTTTACCTATAACTGTCTCGTAACGACGGATTGCACTTCGTCGTACATGAGCGGAAGCGCCAGCCAGTTCACTATTACGACAGGGTTCGTTCCGGTGAATGCAACTATGGTCGACGTTGGCTTGTATGCCGAGGATGACTGGAAGCCACGGCCGAACTTGACGTTGAGTTATGGGCTTCGTTACGAAACACAGAACCACTTGAATGGTAACCAAAACGTTGCGCCGCGCGTCTCGTTTGCCTATGGGTTGGGAAGTCCGAAGGGGACACCGAAGACGGTGCTGCGCGGCGGGTTCGGAATGTTCTATGACCGATTCAATCTGACTAACATCACGACGACGGTTCGGCAGGATGGCGTCCATCAGACACAGACGACACTTGCTAGTCCCGATCCGACGACGTGTTCGCCGACGAATCTGAGCGGTTGCACGGCGGGGACACCAGGCGGTCAAACGACGTGGGGGTCTGCGCCTAACCTGCGTGCGCCGTATACGCTTCAGTTTGCGCTTGGAGCCGATCAGCAACTCTTCCGCGGCGCGACGCTGTCATTGAATTATCTGAATGCAAGAGGCGTACACCAGTTCATCAGCCAGAACATCAACTCTCCAATTGGCGTCGACGATAGTGGAAACCTGATCTATCCTGTTCAGCCTGCGCCAGGCTCTCACCCGGAGATCATCAAGCAGTTCCAGTCCGAGGGCGTATTTCGGCAAAACCAGCTGATCGCGAATGTAAATATTCGCACTAGCCGGTACTTTACGCTGGGCGGCTACTACGTATTGAATTTTGCGAAATCGGATACGGCTGGTGCAACCAGCTTCCCGTCGGTTCCGTTCAACATCGGCGCGGATTACGGGCGGGCATCGTTCGATGTACGCAATCGGGCATTCCTCTATGGGAGCGTCACGCTGCCGTATCATATTTCGCTGAATCCGTTTATTGTTGCCGCCTCCGGGACTCCGTATAACCTGACGGTGGGCAGCGATCTGAATCACGATGGACAATTCAACGACCGACCCGCGTTCGCGAGCGGGACGTCGGGGAACTGCTCGGATATCACGAGCTTTGCCAGGCCTGCAGCGGGTCTAACGACGGTTCCAATCAACTACTGCACTGCGAAGGGTTTGTTCACGATGAATCTGCGTGTCGGCAAGACCTTCGGATTCGGAGAACCGACGGGACAACTTGCTCAAGGCGGTCAGGGTGGTAATCGTGGTGGTGCTGGCGGCCCCGGAGGTCCCGGCGGCGGTCGTGGAGGACCGGGTGGTGGTCTCGCTGGCGGTGGTGGTCGTGGCGGTCCCGGAGGCGGCGGTGCCAGCACTGGCAAACGGTACAACCTGACGTTCTCTGCACAGTTCCAGAACCTGTTCTCGACGGATAACTTTAGTGCGCCAGGTTCCGTGCTGAACACGCCGCAGAACTTCGGAAAGTACACACAGTTGGCTGGGCAGTTCTACACCAGCAACGCGGCGCTGCGACGTATCTTGTTGCAGATGTCGTTTAACTTCTAA
- a CDS encoding DUF5666 domain-containing protein, giving the protein MKTMFTRSGIWRTPAMCLGLMLPLGGALEGSKALAQSPAPAAAAARQLGTVKSISGNSVTLATDSGSQVSVSVADGAKVLQLAPGSTDLKSAQQIALTDVAVGDRVLVTGKAGDDGGFTASRVILMKSTDIAEKNAAEKADWQKRGSGGLVSAVDGGTLTISAGAKKIQIQTADNTKFRRYSGDSVKFEDAKPGTLAQIQVGDQLRVRGTKSEDGSTIQAEEVVSGSFKNLAGTIATINAAGGTLTLKDLTTKKTMTVMVTANSDVRKLPPEIAARFAARARGGAAAGAPGGGQATASSGGQTAAAGAGAAAGGGPRGAGGMGGPGGPGGGGRSAGGDLSQMLSRLPTGSLADLKVGDAVMVVASQAEPSSQTVTAVTLLAGVEPILAATPSGSPAMTLSPWNVGGGAPDAGGGVQ; this is encoded by the coding sequence ATGAAGACGATGTTTACGAGATCCGGAATTTGGCGAACGCCAGCAATGTGCCTGGGCCTGATGCTTCCTCTGGGGGGGGCTTTAGAGGGATCGAAGGCATTGGCGCAGAGCCCGGCCCCTGCTGCAGCCGCTGCGCGTCAGCTGGGTACAGTGAAGTCGATCTCGGGAAATAGTGTGACGTTGGCGACCGATAGCGGTTCGCAGGTTTCGGTGAGTGTTGCCGACGGGGCGAAGGTCCTGCAGCTGGCGCCGGGAAGCACGGATTTGAAGTCGGCTCAGCAGATTGCGTTGACAGATGTCGCTGTGGGCGACCGCGTATTGGTGACGGGTAAGGCTGGCGATGATGGCGGCTTCACAGCGTCGCGCGTGATTCTGATGAAGTCCACGGATATTGCAGAGAAGAATGCAGCGGAGAAGGCGGACTGGCAGAAGCGCGGGTCCGGCGGGCTAGTGAGCGCGGTCGACGGCGGGACACTGACGATATCTGCTGGCGCGAAGAAAATTCAGATCCAGACGGCAGACAACACGAAATTCCGGCGCTACTCGGGCGACTCGGTGAAGTTTGAAGATGCGAAGCCAGGTACGCTGGCACAGATTCAGGTGGGCGATCAGCTTCGTGTACGTGGGACGAAGTCCGAGGATGGCTCGACGATTCAGGCCGAAGAGGTTGTGAGCGGGTCATTCAAGAATCTGGCGGGAACAATTGCGACGATCAATGCCGCGGGCGGAACGTTGACTTTGAAGGACCTGACGACAAAGAAGACAATGACCGTGATGGTGACGGCGAACTCGGATGTTCGCAAACTACCGCCTGAGATTGCGGCGAGGTTTGCGGCGAGGGCGAGAGGTGGTGCAGCGGCGGGTGCACCGGGTGGCGGTCAAGCGACAGCGAGTAGTGGTGGACAGACTGCAGCGGCGGGTGCGGGTGCTGCTGCAGGTGGCGGTCCGCGCGGCGCTGGTGGCATGGGCGGTCCCGGTGGACCGGGTGGAGGAGGAAGGTCTGCGGGAGGAGATCTGTCGCAGATGTTGTCCAGGCTTCCTACAGGGAGTCTGGCTGATCTGAAGGTGGGAGATGCGGTGATGGTTGTCGCGTCACAGGCCGAACCGAGCAGCCAGACGGTGACGGCGGTGACTCTGCTTGCTGGTGTGGAGCCGATTCTTGCGGCGACGCCAAGTGGCAGCCCGGCGATGACCTTGTCGCCGTGGAATGTAGGCGGAGGGGCTCCTGATGCTGGCGGTGGTGTGCAGTAA